A region from the Lentimonas sp. CC4 genome encodes:
- the bcp gene encoding thioredoxin-dependent thiol peroxidase: MPLPTPLSPGQKAPSFSYTESGSTILSTEITTPHLIYFYPKDNTPGCTKEACAIRDVWADFVAAGLKVIGVSKDSEASHIKFQEKFSLPFPLIDDTELELAKAFGVYGEKKFMGRVYDGIHRMSFLIAADGTILKTYPKVKPEAHASQVLEDLSQFNS, encoded by the coding sequence ATGCCGCTCCCAACTCCACTCAGTCCTGGCCAAAAAGCCCCCTCGTTCAGCTATACTGAAAGCGGGAGCACCATCCTTAGCACAGAAATCACGACGCCTCATCTCATTTACTTCTACCCCAAAGACAACACTCCGGGCTGCACCAAAGAGGCCTGTGCGATACGTGACGTCTGGGCAGATTTCGTAGCAGCAGGGCTTAAAGTCATCGGCGTGAGCAAAGATTCCGAAGCCTCGCACATCAAATTTCAGGAAAAATTCTCGCTACCCTTCCCCTTAATTGACGACACTGAGCTTGAACTAGCAAAAGCCTTTGGTGTGTATGGCGAGAAAAAGTTCATGGGCCGTGTTTACGATGGGATCCATCGCATGTCCTTTCTGATCGCTGCCGATGGCACTATTTTAAAAACCTATCCAAAAGTGAAACCCGAGGCACATGCCTCACAAGTATTGGAAGACCTATCCCAATTTAACTCCTAA
- a CDS encoding response regulator transcription factor, with amino-acid sequence MSNQPKPLIVIAEDDNDLATVISTHLELANMQSQICNEASHVVRYLKSNFANLLLLDVHLPDSTGFALMDELRKNNVNIPVIFLTGENAELKKVKALEMGGDDYITKPFSFPELIARIKAVLRRAETVNDAKITHNTTTTDAPFDFCGAEVNPQRLEVQFPDGVAESIGRKELGIFSYLATHPNSVLTRKNLIHSVWGIHADVRSRSLDQYIVKIRDLYKRHDLTLESFKTVHGVGYIYDVEETP; translated from the coding sequence ATGAGTAATCAACCAAAGCCACTTATCGTCATCGCTGAAGACGACAACGACCTCGCTACCGTCATCTCAACGCATCTGGAACTCGCAAATATGCAGAGCCAAATCTGCAATGAGGCTTCTCACGTTGTGCGCTACTTAAAAAGCAACTTTGCAAACCTACTACTCTTAGATGTGCACCTCCCCGACTCTACAGGCTTCGCGCTCATGGACGAGTTGCGCAAAAACAATGTCAACATTCCAGTCATTTTCCTGACAGGCGAAAACGCTGAGCTTAAAAAGGTAAAAGCCCTTGAAATGGGTGGCGATGATTACATCACAAAACCATTTAGCTTTCCTGAACTGATCGCTCGGATCAAAGCAGTGCTTCGCCGTGCCGAAACTGTAAATGATGCAAAGATCACTCATAATACCACCACCACGGATGCGCCATTCGACTTCTGTGGAGCCGAAGTCAACCCGCAGCGCCTCGAAGTGCAATTCCCCGACGGCGTCGCAGAAAGTATCGGCCGTAAAGAACTCGGTATCTTCTCGTATCTCGCCACACATCCGAACAGCGTTTTAACACGCAAAAACTTGATCCACTCGGTCTGGGGCATACACGCTGATGTGCGCAGTCGATCACTCGATCAATATATTGTGAAAATCCGCGACCTCTACAAACGCCACGATCTCACGCTTGAGTCATTCAAAACAGTGCACGGTGTCGGCTACATCTACGACGTAGAAGAGACCCCCTGA
- a CDS encoding sodium/solute symporter (Members of the Solute:Sodium Symporter (SSS), TC 2.A.21 as described in tcdb.org, catalyze solute:Na+ symport. Known solutes for members of the family include sugars, amino acids, nucleosides, inositols, vitamins, urea or anions, depending on the system.): MFAKLTLFDGLIVLLYFAAVLGIGLYHARRNKGSDDFISGSRQMPWLAVLGSLVATEVSASTFLATPGVGFSENMSYLQFGVGSILARIFIAFVFLGAFYAANYLTIYAFLASRFGNHTRYTATLFFFVTRLLASAVRLMIAAKGISLILNIPFEYCLITFTLIAVIYTGGGGIRGIIWTDVLQAVVFISCGLVLIAYIGQDIGWQTIYDIGHSHNRFDVFQFTPKDSDGGWLSWLNDPKLFLIAVIFGFISTAAAFGTDQDMTQRMLTCKDVKSARRSVILSGCISIPIAALFLMVGIALFAFYQVHLDASLPLQQLADGSTKVISDDIFPHFIGSQLPPGLRGLLLVGVLAAAMSSLDSTMGALSSSAMVDLYRPLFKKQLNETVALRLTRAFVCAFGILLALIAWILKDAEGYLWLSFKIVGITYGSLLGVFLLGILTKRGSDRGNWISMLSGSLLCSTLLWLIETDRLALGWTWLIVIGTTWTLCLGCLWHEKAPRSKESTGL, encoded by the coding sequence GTGTTTGCTAAACTCACCCTATTCGACGGCCTGATCGTCTTACTCTACTTCGCTGCGGTTCTCGGCATCGGTCTCTACCACGCCCGCCGCAACAAAGGCTCAGACGACTTCATCTCCGGCAGTCGGCAAATGCCTTGGCTCGCCGTGCTCGGCTCACTCGTCGCCACAGAAGTCAGCGCCTCCACCTTCCTCGCGACACCGGGCGTCGGCTTCTCCGAGAACATGAGCTACCTACAATTCGGCGTCGGCTCCATACTGGCACGTATTTTCATCGCATTCGTATTCTTAGGTGCCTTCTACGCAGCCAACTATCTAACTATCTACGCCTTTCTAGCGAGTCGATTTGGCAACCACACACGCTATACGGCGACACTCTTCTTCTTTGTCACTCGTTTGCTCGCCTCCGCTGTTCGATTAATGATCGCAGCAAAAGGTATTAGCTTAATCTTAAACATCCCATTCGAATATTGCTTAATCACCTTCACCTTAATCGCTGTCATCTACACTGGAGGCGGTGGAATTCGAGGCATTATATGGACCGACGTGCTACAAGCAGTCGTCTTCATCAGCTGCGGACTGGTGCTCATCGCCTACATTGGACAAGACATCGGTTGGCAAACGATTTACGACATTGGTCATTCACACAACCGCTTCGATGTCTTTCAATTTACTCCGAAAGACTCAGACGGCGGTTGGCTGAGTTGGCTAAATGATCCAAAACTCTTTTTGATCGCCGTCATATTTGGATTTATCAGCACCGCAGCGGCCTTTGGCACAGACCAAGACATGACTCAGCGCATGCTTACCTGCAAAGACGTCAAATCCGCTCGCCGCAGCGTCATACTGAGCGGCTGTATTTCGATTCCTATTGCAGCCCTCTTTCTTATGGTTGGCATCGCCCTGTTTGCCTTTTACCAGGTGCACCTCGACGCCAGCCTCCCTCTACAGCAACTAGCCGATGGCAGCACAAAAGTCATCTCCGACGACATCTTCCCACATTTCATCGGTAGCCAACTCCCGCCAGGCCTACGCGGCCTACTCTTGGTCGGTGTGCTGGCCGCAGCGATGTCGAGCCTCGACTCCACGATGGGGGCACTGAGCTCATCTGCAATGGTCGACCTCTACCGTCCACTGTTCAAAAAGCAACTCAATGAAACAGTAGCACTACGGCTAACACGCGCTTTCGTTTGTGCATTTGGCATTTTACTGGCCCTCATTGCATGGATCTTAAAGGACGCCGAGGGCTACCTATGGCTAAGCTTTAAAATCGTCGGCATCACCTACGGCTCACTACTTGGCGTCTTCCTGCTCGGCATACTAACCAAGCGCGGATCCGACCGCGGCAACTGGATATCCATGCTCAGCGGAAGCCTCCTGTGCTCGACCCTGCTCTGGCTAATCGAAACCGATCGACTGGCACTGGGTTGGACTTGGTTAATCGTGATCGGGACGACATGGACGTTGTGCCTCGGCTGCTTATGGCACGAAAAAGCCCCGCGATCAAAAGAATCAACGGGGCTTTGA
- a CDS encoding carbon-nitrogen hydrolase, producing MAEASSTDRNVRIGLIQVREQGSTKANLAYTIDKIREAAARGAQVICTQELFTSPYFCLTQDTELFDLAEPVPGPTTDALATVAGELGVVIIGSLFERRAAGVYHNTAAVIDADGSYLGKYRKMHIPQDPGFEEKFYFTPGDLGYKVWDTRFGKISVLICWDQWYPEAARLAALAGAEILFYPTAIGWLPEEKAELGVAQHTAWETVQRGHAVANGCYVAAINRTGTEGATQFWGQSFVADFYGQVMERAPVDAEAIVIADCDLKALEDTRRIWPFFRDRRIDSFSGLTRRMID from the coding sequence ATGGCAGAAGCGTCTTCAACAGATCGCAACGTGCGAATCGGCCTGATTCAGGTGCGTGAGCAAGGATCTACGAAGGCCAATCTAGCCTATACGATTGATAAAATAAGGGAGGCTGCAGCTCGCGGCGCGCAGGTCATCTGCACGCAGGAGCTGTTTACCTCCCCTTATTTTTGTCTGACTCAGGACACTGAACTGTTCGATCTTGCTGAGCCAGTTCCCGGGCCGACTACGGATGCCCTGGCAACTGTCGCAGGGGAGCTCGGCGTTGTCATTATTGGTTCACTGTTTGAGCGCCGTGCTGCGGGCGTGTATCACAATACTGCTGCGGTGATTGATGCGGATGGCTCGTATCTGGGCAAGTATCGTAAGATGCACATTCCGCAAGATCCGGGCTTTGAGGAGAAGTTCTACTTCACCCCAGGCGATCTTGGTTACAAGGTTTGGGATACACGTTTTGGTAAAATATCGGTGCTCATTTGCTGGGATCAATGGTATCCAGAGGCCGCTCGTCTAGCAGCTCTCGCGGGGGCGGAGATTTTGTTTTATCCGACAGCCATTGGTTGGTTGCCCGAAGAAAAAGCTGAGCTTGGCGTAGCGCAGCACACTGCATGGGAGACTGTGCAGCGCGGGCATGCCGTGGCGAATGGCTGTTACGTGGCTGCGATCAATCGCACCGGCACCGAGGGCGCGACCCAATTTTGGGGACAATCCTTCGTTGCCGACTTTTATGGGCAAGTGATGGAGCGGGCGCCAGTGGATGCCGAGGCGATTGTGATTGCTGATTGCGATTTAAAGGCGCTTGAAGATACGCGGCGCATCTGGCCGTTCTTTCGTGACCGTCGGATTGATAGCTTCAGTGGCTTGACGCGACGCATGATTGACTAA
- a CDS encoding GspE/PulE family protein, whose protein sequence is MSMTIREELEASHILISNEAYDLARANGEENSLELLESLIESGAITKDVGCLLWSNRLGRAYVDPLSTIISREAVESLPLEIARKGNVMPLYVIEDAMTVAMPNPDDAALVRRLSAITGLDISPVFCLSVEVRDAIELHYSTDQTVQELIAQLERTQGAILSQLKPEELEGAGGSKSIIGLCDALLYLAIKERASDIHIEPQESFTNIRFRVDGRLQQVFRVASALHAPLNSRIKILSELNIAETRIPQDGRISIPLGSGNVNFRVSVIPTIYGEKIVLRILALTGKKDFKSLDQMMISQTILQPFNEVIRAPNGMVFVTGPTGSGKSTTLYAALHEINKPDVNICTIEDPIETRMDGVIQSQVNAKIDLKFSTLLRSLLRQDPDVMLVGEIRDLETAKIAIEAALTGHLVFSTLHTNNAIQAVVRLVEIGIEPYMVAPSILAVMAQRLAARICENCKSAYTPEAHVLERYFHDSHAVNTPFLYHGVGCAHCRQTGYYGRIAFHELALVTEEMRGLITRGAPDDELTLAARRAGYRPLRYDALKKALLGFTTLDEVEARTTSEWELDPKD, encoded by the coding sequence ATGAGCATGACTATTCGAGAGGAGTTAGAGGCCAGTCATATTCTGATTTCAAATGAAGCATATGATCTTGCGCGTGCGAATGGGGAGGAGAACTCTCTGGAGCTACTGGAGTCGTTGATCGAGTCGGGGGCGATTACAAAGGATGTGGGGTGTCTCTTGTGGAGTAATCGTTTGGGGCGTGCGTATGTGGACCCCTTGTCGACTATCATTAGTCGTGAAGCGGTTGAGAGTTTACCGCTTGAGATTGCACGTAAAGGCAACGTGATGCCGCTCTATGTGATTGAGGATGCGATGACTGTTGCGATGCCGAATCCTGATGATGCGGCACTAGTGCGTCGACTGTCTGCGATTACGGGGCTGGATATTAGCCCCGTGTTTTGTTTGAGTGTCGAGGTGCGTGATGCGATCGAGCTGCACTATAGCACTGATCAAACCGTGCAGGAATTGATTGCTCAGCTTGAGCGCACTCAAGGGGCTATTTTGTCTCAACTCAAGCCTGAGGAGTTGGAGGGGGCGGGTGGGTCAAAGTCGATCATCGGCTTGTGTGATGCGCTGCTGTATTTGGCGATTAAGGAACGTGCGTCTGATATTCATATTGAGCCACAGGAGTCATTTACGAATATACGTTTCCGTGTGGATGGTCGGCTGCAGCAGGTGTTTCGCGTGGCCTCTGCGCTGCATGCTCCGCTGAACTCGCGCATTAAAATCTTGAGTGAACTTAATATTGCGGAAACTCGCATCCCTCAGGATGGTCGAATTTCGATTCCATTGGGGTCGGGGAATGTGAACTTTCGTGTGTCGGTCATTCCGACTATTTATGGCGAAAAGATTGTGCTGCGTATTTTGGCGCTCACGGGTAAGAAGGATTTTAAGTCACTGGATCAGATGATGATTTCACAGACGATTCTACAGCCGTTCAATGAGGTGATTCGCGCGCCAAATGGTATGGTGTTTGTTACTGGTCCGACAGGATCCGGAAAATCGACGACTTTGTATGCCGCCTTGCATGAGATCAATAAGCCAGATGTCAATATTTGCACGATTGAAGATCCGATCGAGACTCGGATGGACGGTGTGATTCAATCGCAAGTGAATGCTAAGATTGATCTGAAATTTTCGACCCTATTACGTTCGTTACTTCGACAAGATCCTGATGTGATGCTTGTCGGAGAGATTCGAGACCTGGAGACGGCTAAGATTGCAATTGAAGCTGCTTTGACCGGGCACCTTGTTTTTTCAACACTGCATACGAATAACGCGATTCAGGCTGTCGTTCGTCTGGTTGAAATAGGAATTGAACCGTATATGGTCGCTCCATCAATATTGGCAGTGATGGCTCAGCGACTCGCTGCGAGGATATGTGAAAATTGCAAGAGTGCATATACGCCGGAGGCACACGTGTTAGAACGTTATTTCCATGATAGTCATGCGGTGAATACACCATTCCTTTACCATGGGGTGGGCTGTGCACATTGCCGACAAACTGGCTATTATGGGCGCATCGCATTTCATGAATTGGCCTTGGTGACAGAGGAGATGCGTGGGCTTATCACACGTGGAGCGCCAGACGATGAGCTGACTCTCGCTGCCCGACGTGCGGGGTATCGTCCCTTGCGCTATGATGCGTTAAAGAAGGCCTTGTTAGGCTTTACGACTTTGGATGAGGTCGAGGCGCGGACCACGAGTGAGTGGGAACTTGACCCCAAGGATTAA
- a CDS encoding response regulator: MSRPYTALIVDDEPHLRMYLKLILKQIRFNEFFEAKNGQEGVDIYKQHKPDLVLLDVNMPVKEGMEALEEILEFDEDAVVVMASSVASRKAVERSVELGASYYIRKDTPKEDIVAQLSALIEDIWE, encoded by the coding sequence ATGAGCCGTCCTTATACTGCATTGATTGTCGATGATGAGCCGCACCTGCGTATGTATTTGAAGCTTATCTTAAAGCAGATAAGATTTAATGAATTTTTTGAAGCGAAAAATGGGCAGGAGGGCGTTGATATCTATAAACAGCATAAGCCTGACCTAGTGCTTTTAGATGTGAATATGCCAGTGAAAGAGGGCATGGAAGCGCTCGAAGAAATTTTGGAATTTGATGAAGATGCGGTCGTGGTGATGGCGTCTTCAGTCGCATCTCGAAAGGCCGTGGAGCGAAGTGTTGAGCTGGGTGCTTCTTATTATATCCGTAAAGATACACCGAAGGAGGACATCGTGGCTCAACTGAGTGCTTTGATTGAGGATATTTGGGAGTGA
- the hisG gene encoding ATP phosphoribosyltransferase → MEKTPLLMLGLPKGSLEDSTIKLFAKAGFGITKSSRSYRPSFDDAELDGRFVRAQEVSRYVEHGYFDCGLTGQDWVCENASDVVEVCDLVYSRASNRRSKWIIAVPEASPVQTVKDLEGKRIATEVVNITGRYLKDNGVNADVEFSWGATEVKVPDLVDAIVDLTETGNSLRANNLRIVDTLLYTNTVLIANKAAWENPEKRKKIENIALLLQAALEAHSKVGLKLNIEKVKLDAILKELPALRNPTINRLTDEAWVAIDTIIDEKVVREIIPALKEHGAEGIVEYPLNKVVY, encoded by the coding sequence ATGGAAAAGACACCATTACTCATGCTCGGGTTGCCTAAGGGCAGTCTTGAAGATTCGACTATCAAGCTTTTTGCAAAAGCTGGTTTCGGAATCACAAAGAGTTCCCGCTCGTATCGCCCGTCTTTTGACGATGCAGAGCTGGACGGACGCTTCGTGCGTGCACAAGAAGTGAGCCGTTACGTCGAGCATGGCTACTTTGATTGCGGCCTGACCGGCCAGGACTGGGTTTGTGAGAACGCGTCTGACGTCGTTGAAGTGTGTGATCTGGTTTACAGCCGCGCATCAAACCGCCGCTCCAAGTGGATCATTGCAGTGCCAGAGGCATCGCCCGTGCAGACCGTGAAGGACCTGGAAGGCAAGCGTATCGCCACTGAGGTGGTGAATATCACTGGTCGCTACTTGAAGGATAATGGCGTGAATGCTGACGTGGAGTTCTCTTGGGGAGCCACCGAAGTTAAAGTGCCAGACCTCGTGGATGCGATTGTTGACCTGACAGAAACAGGTAACTCGCTTCGTGCGAACAACCTGCGTATCGTTGATACGCTACTTTACACGAATACTGTGCTCATCGCCAACAAAGCGGCTTGGGAAAACCCAGAGAAGCGCAAGAAAATCGAGAATATCGCATTGCTCTTGCAAGCAGCGCTCGAAGCACACTCGAAGGTGGGGCTGAAGCTCAACATCGAGAAAGTGAAGCTGGATGCAATTCTGAAGGAACTGCCCGCACTGCGTAATCCAACAATCAACCGTCTTACAGATGAAGCATGGGTGGCGATCGATACGATTATCGACGAAAAAGTCGTGCGTGAGATCATCCCAGCGCTCAAAGAACATGGTGCTGAGGGGATTGTTGAGTATCCGCTCAATAAGGTCGTTTACTAA